The Hymenobacter baengnokdamensis genome includes a region encoding these proteins:
- a CDS encoding NAD(P)-dependent alcohol dehydrogenase, producing the protein MSATKAYAAPAANIPLEPFTLERRAPGAHDVQIDILFCGVCHSDLHQIRDEWGGSIFPMVPGHEIVGRVSAVGSHVKGFKVGDLAGVGCMVDSCRECSSCKEGLEQYCETTGMIGTYNSREIGTGQPTYGGYSQQIVVDEKYTLKVSEKLDLARVAPLLCAGITTYSPLRQWKVGPGHRVAVMGLGGLGHMAVKFAVALGAEVTVLSTSAGKEADAKVLGAHKFVVTSDKDQFKSVGNYFDFIINTISAQIDLGAYVNLLRLDGTMILLGVPSEAPHLHAFNLIAKRRRVAGSLIGGIAETQEMLDFCAEHNIMSDIELIDIQHINEAYERMLKGDVKYRFVIDVASLN; encoded by the coding sequence ATGTCTGCTACCAAAGCCTACGCGGCTCCCGCCGCCAACATTCCGCTCGAACCCTTTACCCTGGAGCGCCGCGCGCCCGGCGCGCACGATGTGCAGATTGACATTCTGTTCTGCGGCGTGTGCCACTCCGACCTGCACCAGATTCGCGACGAATGGGGCGGCTCGATTTTTCCCATGGTGCCCGGTCACGAAATCGTGGGCCGCGTATCGGCCGTGGGCAGCCACGTCAAAGGCTTCAAAGTGGGCGACCTGGCGGGCGTGGGCTGCATGGTCGATTCATGCCGCGAGTGCTCGTCGTGCAAAGAGGGCCTGGAGCAGTACTGCGAAACCACCGGCATGATTGGCACTTACAACAGCCGCGAAATCGGCACCGGCCAGCCCACCTACGGCGGCTACTCGCAGCAGATTGTGGTGGATGAGAAATACACCCTCAAGGTGAGCGAGAAGCTCGACCTGGCCCGCGTGGCCCCGCTGCTGTGCGCCGGCATCACCACCTACTCGCCCCTGCGCCAGTGGAAAGTCGGCCCCGGCCACCGCGTAGCCGTAATGGGCCTCGGCGGCCTGGGCCACATGGCCGTGAAGTTTGCCGTGGCCCTCGGCGCCGAAGTAACCGTGCTCAGCACCTCGGCCGGCAAAGAGGCTGATGCCAAAGTCCTGGGTGCTCATAAGTTTGTGGTAACCAGCGATAAGGACCAGTTCAAGTCGGTGGGGAATTACTTCGACTTCATCATCAATACCATCTCGGCTCAGATTGACCTCGGCGCCTACGTGAATCTGCTGCGTCTCGACGGCACCATGATTCTGCTGGGCGTGCCTTCCGAGGCCCCGCACCTGCACGCCTTCAACCTCATTGCCAAGCGCCGCCGGGTGGCCGGCTCGCTCATCGGCGGCATCGCCGAAACGCAGGAAATGCTCGACTTCTGCGCCGAGCACAACATCATGTCGGATATCGAGCTGATTGATATTCAGCACATCAACGAAGCCTACGAGCGCATGCTGAAAGGCGACGTAAAATACCGCTTTGTGATTGACGTAGCTTCGCTGAACTAG
- a CDS encoding DUF1990 domain-containing protein: protein MNSVNPPAWEQYRAQLEAYAKARVNYDYESQHEYTSATGWRLDDYVTDLPAEPPGPPLAAGSFAAAQGVLRRYSFPPPNLITGYFDPSQPLEKRIMVLRAHFLVFNFYFGVRIVDVLDQPAQPSPDGPERVWGYGYRTLEGHFEKGQINFSIHKNLASGAVQFRIHAMSQPGQIRNPFYWLGFKLFGRMLQRRFAHESLLRMRRLVAESLARPQTKAAAGS from the coding sequence TTGAATTCCGTCAATCCGCCCGCCTGGGAGCAGTACCGCGCCCAACTCGAAGCCTACGCCAAAGCCCGGGTCAACTACGACTACGAAAGCCAGCACGAGTACACGTCGGCCACGGGCTGGCGGCTCGACGACTACGTGACCGACCTGCCGGCTGAGCCGCCGGGGCCGCCCCTGGCCGCGGGCTCGTTTGCCGCGGCCCAGGGGGTGCTGCGGCGCTACAGCTTCCCGCCGCCCAACCTCATCACCGGCTACTTCGACCCCAGCCAGCCGCTCGAAAAGCGTATTATGGTGCTGCGCGCGCACTTTCTGGTTTTTAACTTTTACTTCGGGGTGCGCATTGTCGATGTGCTCGACCAGCCCGCGCAGCCTAGTCCCGATGGCCCGGAGCGGGTGTGGGGCTACGGCTACCGCACCCTCGAAGGGCACTTTGAGAAGGGCCAGATTAACTTCTCCATTCACAAAAATCTGGCATCCGGCGCGGTCCAATTTCGCATTCATGCCATGTCGCAGCCGGGCCAGATTCGGAACCCCTTTTACTGGCTGGGCTTCAAGCTGTTTGGCCGCATGCTACAGCGCCGCTTTGCCCACGAGTCGCTGCTGCGCATGCGCCGCCTCGTAGCCGAATCATTGGCCCGGCCGCAAACAAAGGCTGCCGCTGGCAGTTGA
- a CDS encoding DUF1990 family protein — MANQPSSEQPAAQGSGPQLERRYYVDVVRPHLTPVQLMAEVQAHLPRFSPGLLAEFERTRGTEGSLSVGDEFHIKILGPWNGSVRVTDVGPTFFEFVTLEGHPEAGRIHFEVHALDGRPDALRFEIHSLARSRDGLVAFAYDTIGGGKLVQEATWVEFCERVAAASGGQALGPVVVETTRHAKDGTTEQESAS; from the coding sequence ATGGCCAATCAGCCTTCTTCCGAACAGCCCGCCGCCCAGGGCTCCGGCCCCCAGCTGGAGCGCCGCTACTACGTCGATGTGGTGCGGCCGCACCTCACGCCAGTGCAGCTCATGGCCGAGGTGCAGGCCCACCTGCCCCGGTTTTCGCCCGGCCTGCTGGCCGAATTTGAGCGCACGCGCGGCACCGAAGGCTCGCTGAGCGTGGGCGATGAGTTTCATATCAAAATTCTGGGTCCCTGGAATGGCAGCGTGCGCGTAACCGACGTGGGCCCTACGTTCTTCGAGTTTGTTACCCTCGAAGGCCATCCCGAAGCCGGGCGTATTCATTTTGAGGTCCATGCCCTCGACGGGCGGCCCGATGCGCTGCGGTTTGAGATTCACTCCCTGGCCCGATCGCGCGATGGGCTGGTGGCCTTTGCCTACGACACGATTGGCGGTGGCAAGCTGGTGCAGGAGGCTACCTGGGTCGAGTTTTGCGAGCGGGTAGCCGCCGCCAGCGGCGGCCAGGCGCTCGGCCCGGTGGTAGTCGAAACCACCCGCCACGCGAAAGATGGCACTACGGAGCAAGAATCGGCCTCGTAG
- the nfi gene encoding deoxyribonuclease V (cleaves DNA at apurinic or apyrimidinic sites), giving the protein MAYFRRPGPPPDPALVRTLTEQQQALRLRVRAEPLAHEPSLIAGCDSSFPTPDTILSVFVVLRFPSLELVEKVYSYGPVDMPYVPGFLSFREAPNVIQAFAKLTHKPDVIMVDGHGIAHPRRVGIAAHLGVLLDMPTFGVAKQKLTGTFEEPGPEKGSITPLTDAKTGELIGQVIRSKDKILPLFVSPGHRCDQATATRLTLACLRGYKLPEPTRLADHWAEEFKREVR; this is encoded by the coding sequence GTGGCTTATTTTCGCCGCCCCGGCCCCCCGCCCGACCCCGCCCTGGTGCGTACCCTCACCGAGCAGCAGCAGGCGCTGCGCCTGCGCGTACGCGCCGAGCCGCTGGCCCATGAGCCAAGCCTGATTGCCGGCTGCGACTCGTCGTTTCCCACGCCCGATACCATTTTGTCGGTATTCGTGGTGCTGCGATTTCCGTCGCTGGAGCTGGTGGAGAAAGTGTACAGCTATGGCCCGGTAGATATGCCCTACGTGCCGGGCTTTCTGTCGTTCCGCGAAGCGCCCAACGTTATCCAGGCCTTTGCCAAGCTTACGCACAAGCCCGACGTTATCATGGTCGATGGCCACGGGATTGCCCACCCGCGCCGGGTAGGCATTGCCGCGCACCTCGGCGTGCTGCTCGATATGCCTACCTTTGGCGTGGCCAAACAGAAGCTGACTGGCACTTTCGAGGAGCCCGGCCCGGAGAAAGGCAGCATTACACCCCTTACCGATGCCAAAACGGGAGAGCTGATTGGCCAGGTTATTCGCAGCAAAGACAAGATACTGCCGCTGTTTGTGAGCCCCGGCCACCGCTGCGACCAGGCCACCGCCACGCGCCTCACGCTGGCCTGCCTGCGCGGCTACAAGCTGCCCGAGCCCACCCGCCTGGCCGACCACTGGGCCGAGGAGTTTAAGCGGGAAGTACGCTGA
- a CDS encoding M43 family zinc metalloprotease, with translation MFNGSALALALSLWLLVLGAGPAAGQTLPYPGPRTCATQPADDWQQAQLQRRLPGYRTAKLAAPVRQPQRTTATTYTLPVVVHIIHSGEAVGTGSNISQAQVQSQLDVLNEDYRNRNANGALVPAPFQPLRADAQFQFVLAPRDPNGNPLPEPGIDRIDRSARGFDAPPYEQGYIDSTIKPGTDWNPDQYVNIWVLQLAGNVLGYAQYPDNTAGLGGLSPLGGAPATDGVVILYSAFGRVGTLLTNYDQGRTLTHELGHWLGLRHIWGDAVCGDDYCTDTPPQDGPNLGCPAFPHLSVNCPNGPSGDMFMNFLDYSTDACMELFSADQKSRMQAVMAAGTPRRAVLLTSPALCTGLPVAATASSGPVCAGSSAQLTATGPAGASYDWTGPNGFSSTLQNPVLPAVTAAQAGIYTVHVAVTTGACPAAASTTLVVNPSPPTPLLTASTTTFCPSASASVTLSVTNPLPGSGYSWSVVSGDGLTAGATTPTIEVTPTQASTYLLTVTLPGSGCAASATVSVQVLTPIWSGAAGTGSWFDAANWTGCVPSRSTDALIPVGLSTPYPTISSGTAEVRTLTQQGALTLTGGELDLYGDYSGTGPLSQTGGTVATRGSGPQSLRSLTYQSLAIGGTGTKTIGAATVTQALAMSGALLNTGTAVLTLAPNAIITETDASYVLGQVQTTHVVGTAPDSFGNLGLTLTAAVAPGSTTLRRTTGQPLSVGAGQSISRYYDVAAAVSRGLQGATLTYYYLPHELNSLAESQLVLVESPDAGSTWSSEGATQRDATVRAVSRRYVADLNGRWTLAAAPDASPAATAYAINAFPVPFSANGLSFQVTTPTAGPLAVQLYDVLGRVIYSHDVATVEVGTSIVNLPGSGALRPGKYILVVRQAGQQVRLSVGRE, from the coding sequence ATGTTTAACGGCAGTGCGCTTGCCCTGGCACTCAGCCTGTGGCTGCTGGTGCTCGGCGCGGGGCCGGCGGCCGGGCAAACCCTCCCCTACCCTGGCCCGCGCACCTGCGCCACTCAGCCGGCCGACGACTGGCAGCAGGCGCAGCTGCAGCGGCGCTTGCCGGGCTACCGCACGGCCAAGCTGGCAGCCCCGGTCCGGCAACCCCAACGCACTACGGCTACTACTTATACGCTGCCCGTGGTGGTACACATCATTCACAGCGGCGAGGCGGTGGGCACGGGCAGCAACATCAGCCAGGCGCAGGTGCAGTCGCAGCTCGATGTGCTGAACGAGGACTACCGCAACCGCAACGCCAACGGGGCCCTGGTGCCGGCCCCCTTTCAGCCGCTGCGGGCCGATGCGCAGTTTCAGTTTGTGCTGGCCCCGCGCGACCCCAATGGCAACCCGCTGCCCGAGCCGGGTATCGACCGCATCGACCGCTCGGCCCGGGGCTTCGACGCGCCGCCCTACGAGCAGGGCTACATCGACAGCACGATAAAGCCGGGCACCGACTGGAACCCCGACCAGTACGTGAATATCTGGGTGTTGCAGCTGGCGGGCAACGTGCTGGGCTATGCCCAATACCCGGACAACACGGCCGGCCTGGGCGGCCTGAGCCCGCTGGGCGGGGCACCGGCGACCGACGGGGTAGTTATTCTGTACTCGGCTTTCGGGCGGGTGGGCACCTTGCTCACTAATTATGACCAGGGCCGCACGCTCACCCACGAGCTGGGCCACTGGCTGGGTTTGCGCCACATCTGGGGCGATGCCGTTTGCGGCGACGACTATTGCACCGATACGCCCCCGCAGGACGGCCCTAACCTGGGCTGCCCCGCCTTTCCGCACCTGAGCGTAAACTGCCCGAACGGGCCTTCGGGCGATATGTTCATGAACTTTCTGGACTATTCGACCGATGCCTGCATGGAGCTTTTTTCGGCCGACCAGAAAAGCCGGATGCAGGCCGTGATGGCCGCGGGCACCCCGCGCCGGGCTGTGCTGCTGACCTCGCCTGCCCTTTGCACCGGCCTGCCCGTGGCCGCTACTGCCAGCAGCGGGCCGGTTTGCGCGGGCAGCAGCGCCCAGCTTACTGCCACCGGCCCGGCGGGGGCCAGCTACGACTGGACGGGTCCCAATGGCTTCAGCAGCACCCTGCAAAACCCGGTGTTGCCGGCCGTAACGGCCGCGCAGGCGGGCATTTATACCGTGCACGTAGCCGTAACGACCGGGGCGTGCCCGGCCGCCGCCAGCACCACGCTCGTAGTTAACCCAAGCCCACCTACCCCGCTGCTAACGGCTTCTACCACTACCTTTTGCCCCAGCGCCAGCGCTAGTGTCACGCTTAGTGTTACCAACCCGCTGCCGGGCAGCGGGTATAGCTGGAGCGTGGTAAGCGGCGACGGCCTGACCGCCGGCGCCACCACGCCTACAATCGAGGTAACTCCTACTCAGGCTTCCACTTACCTGCTTACGGTGACCTTGCCCGGCTCGGGCTGCGCCGCCTCGGCCACGGTAAGTGTTCAGGTGCTGACGCCCATCTGGAGCGGCGCGGCCGGTACCGGCAGCTGGTTCGACGCCGCCAACTGGACGGGCTGCGTGCCCAGCCGCAGCACCGATGCCCTTATTCCGGTCGGCCTCAGCACGCCCTACCCGACCATTAGCAGCGGTACGGCCGAGGTGCGGACGCTCACCCAGCAAGGGGCGCTTACGCTGACTGGCGGCGAGCTGGATTTGTATGGCGATTACTCCGGCACCGGCCCGCTAAGCCAGACCGGCGGCACTGTGGCCACGCGCGGCAGCGGCCCGCAAAGCCTGCGCAGCCTCACCTATCAAAGCCTGGCCATTGGCGGCACCGGCACTAAAACTATCGGCGCGGCTACTGTTACCCAGGCCCTGGCCATGAGCGGAGCGCTCCTGAACACCGGAACGGCGGTGCTGACCCTGGCTCCGAACGCCATTATCACCGAAACCGATGCCAGCTACGTGCTGGGCCAGGTGCAAACCACGCACGTGGTAGGTACCGCACCCGATAGCTTTGGTAATCTGGGCCTGACGCTGACGGCGGCCGTGGCCCCCGGCAGCACAACGCTGCGGCGCACTACCGGCCAGCCGCTGAGCGTTGGCGCTGGCCAGAGCATCAGCCGCTACTACGACGTGGCGGCCGCCGTAAGCCGCGGCCTGCAAGGAGCCACCCTCACGTACTACTACCTGCCCCACGAGCTGAATAGCCTGGCTGAAAGTCAGCTGGTACTGGTTGAGTCACCGGATGCGGGCAGTACCTGGAGCAGCGAGGGCGCCACCCAGCGCGACGCCACGGTCCGGGCCGTCAGCCGCCGCTACGTGGCCGACCTGAACGGCCGCTGGACGCTGGCGGCCGCCCCCGACGCTTCGCCTGCCGCCACTGCCTACGCTATTAATGCCTTCCCGGTACCATTTTCGGCCAATGGATTATCCTTTCAGGTAACCACGCCCACGGCCGGCCCGCTGGCCGTGCAGCTCTACGACGTGCTGGGCCGCGTTATCTATTCGCACGATGTAGCCACGGTTGAGGTTGGCACGAGCATCGTAAATCTGCCCGGCTCGGGCGCGCTGCGCCCCGGCAAGTATATCCTGGTAGTGCGCCAGGCCGGTCAGCAAGTCCGCCTCAGTGTGGGGCGGGAATAA
- a CDS encoding glutamate--tRNA ligase family protein: protein MFEQAKNEQQPTKSEVVGRLAPTPSGYLHLGNAVNFVLTWLLVRRAGGTLHLRIDDLDRARLRRAYLDNIFKTIEWLGLDYDHGPSGPDDFLRHYSQLLQLPAYNEVLRRLAQRPGLVYGSSRSRTSGAAAEVVPLATPGAAWRARVPAGTTICFADGSRGAVQVPLWAEMPDFIIRKKDGVAAYQLASVVDDLRLGTTVIVRGLDLLPSTAAQLWLAAQLPETRAFSAPRLRFCHHALLTDPIGQKLSKSTQAAPDAAWLSSAAGPAVVYRAVARLLGLPSAASESLTTLKQAWG from the coding sequence ATGTTTGAACAAGCCAAGAACGAACAGCAACCAACGAAAAGCGAAGTAGTGGGCCGGCTGGCGCCTACGCCCAGCGGCTACCTGCACCTGGGCAACGCGGTGAACTTCGTGCTTACCTGGCTGCTGGTGCGCCGGGCCGGCGGCACGCTGCACCTGCGCATCGACGACCTGGACCGGGCCCGGCTGCGGCGGGCTTATCTAGATAATATATTCAAAACAATAGAGTGGCTGGGGCTCGATTACGACCACGGCCCGAGTGGCCCCGACGATTTTTTGCGGCACTACTCGCAGCTGCTGCAGTTGCCCGCCTACAACGAGGTGTTGCGGCGGCTGGCCCAGCGGCCCGGCCTTGTTTATGGCAGCTCGCGCTCGCGCACCAGCGGCGCGGCCGCTGAGGTAGTGCCGCTGGCCACGCCCGGCGCGGCCTGGCGGGCCAGGGTGCCCGCGGGCACTACCATCTGCTTTGCCGATGGCAGCCGCGGGGCGGTGCAGGTGCCGCTGTGGGCCGAGATGCCCGATTTTATCATCCGGAAAAAAGATGGCGTAGCGGCCTACCAGCTGGCCTCGGTGGTCGATGACTTACGACTCGGAACCACGGTTATCGTGCGCGGACTCGACCTGCTGCCCAGCACGGCGGCGCAGCTCTGGCTGGCCGCGCAGCTCCCCGAAACCAGGGCCTTCAGCGCGCCGCGCCTGCGTTTTTGCCACCATGCGCTGCTCACCGACCCGATAGGCCAGAAGCTCAGCAAATCGACCCAGGCCGCGCCCGATGCGGCCTGGCTGAGCAGTGCGGCCGGCCCGGCCGTGGTATACCGGGCCGTGGCACGGCTGTTGGGCCTGCCTTCCGCGGCCAGCGAGTCGCTGACTACCTTAAAGCAAGCCTGGGGGTGA
- the selD gene encoding selenide, water dikinase SelD, giving the protein MIFNKNSEALTPDLDQIRLTQYSHGAGCGCKIAPSVLDKILHSSLPQPNYDNLLVGNGSRDDAAVYRLPGQAGQCVISTTDFFMPIVDDAFDFGRIASANAISDVYAMGGRPLLAIAVLGWPIDKLPPEVAARVTEGARAICAEAGIPLAGGHSIDSPEPIFGLAVTGLVEEKNLKRNDTATVGCRLYLTKPLGVGILTTAQKRGILSLEDADVAPAQMRQLNKIGAELGELAGVRAMTDITGFGLLGHLAEVCEGSSVQAAINYFHVPRLAQAERYLLQGAVPGGTIRNFESYGHKVAHNGGALTDEQKFYLCDPQTSGGLLVCVEPGAAEDAAKAMFARYGLALESFGELRPHATGAPWIVVA; this is encoded by the coding sequence ATGATATTCAATAAAAACTCAGAAGCTTTGACTCCCGACCTCGACCAAATCCGCCTTACTCAATACAGCCACGGCGCGGGCTGCGGCTGCAAAATCGCGCCCAGCGTGCTCGATAAAATTTTGCACAGCAGCCTGCCGCAGCCCAACTATGACAACCTGCTCGTCGGCAACGGCTCGCGCGATGACGCGGCCGTGTACCGCCTGCCGGGCCAGGCGGGGCAATGCGTCATCAGCACCACCGATTTTTTTATGCCCATCGTCGATGATGCCTTCGACTTCGGGCGCATTGCCTCGGCCAACGCCATCTCCGATGTGTATGCCATGGGCGGACGGCCGCTGCTGGCCATCGCGGTGCTGGGCTGGCCCATCGATAAGCTGCCGCCCGAAGTGGCGGCCCGCGTGACCGAGGGCGCCCGCGCCATCTGCGCCGAGGCGGGCATTCCGCTGGCCGGCGGCCACAGCATCGACTCGCCGGAGCCGATTTTCGGGCTGGCCGTGACGGGCCTGGTTGAGGAAAAAAATCTCAAGCGCAATGATACCGCCACGGTGGGCTGCCGCCTCTACCTGACCAAGCCGCTGGGCGTGGGCATTCTTACCACGGCCCAGAAGCGCGGCATTCTCAGCCTCGAAGATGCCGATGTGGCCCCGGCCCAGATGCGGCAGCTCAATAAGATAGGGGCCGAGCTGGGTGAGCTTGCCGGCGTGCGGGCCATGACGGATATAACTGGCTTTGGCCTGCTGGGCCACCTGGCCGAGGTGTGCGAGGGCAGCAGCGTGCAGGCCGCCATCAACTACTTCCACGTGCCGCGCCTGGCCCAGGCCGAGCGCTACCTGCTGCAGGGCGCGGTGCCGGGCGGTACCATCCGCAACTTTGAGAGCTACGGCCACAAGGTGGCGCACAATGGTGGCGCGCTCACCGATGAGCAAAAATTCTACCTCTGCGACCCCCAGACGTCGGGCGGCCTGCTGGTGTGCGTAGAGCCCGGCGCGGCCGAAGATGCAGCTAAAGCTATGTTTGCCCGGTATGGGCTGGCGCTCGAAAGCTTCGGCGAGCTACGCCCACACGCCACGGGTGCGCCGTGGATTGTGGTTGCGTAG
- the mnmH gene encoding tRNA 2-selenouridine(34) synthase MnmH: MPRHPITDFLTTAAGPILDVRAPAEYAQGHIPGALSLPLFTDEERARIGTTYKQVNPDKAVLLGLDFFGPKMRAMVEQARQLAPGQEVRLHCWRGGMRSGAVQWLLELAGFRVNLLDKGYKDFRHWALAELARPHQLRVLGGYTGSGKTAVLHALAAQGEPVLDLEKLANHLGSSFGALGQPPQPTQEQFENDLAAALAKLPTDQPIWVEDESRSIGGLGIPAPFFEQMRAAPLVVLDVPQAARVQYLAADYGRHDAGELASAVLRLRKRLGGLVTKEALGAIADGDMPRMVELVLAYYDKTYGYGLTDRPAVTVPADSADVAVNAALVRAAVK; encoded by the coding sequence ATGCCCCGCCATCCCATCACCGATTTTTTGACTACTGCCGCCGGCCCCATCCTCGATGTGCGGGCACCGGCCGAGTATGCGCAGGGGCACATTCCGGGGGCGCTCAGCCTGCCGCTCTTCACCGATGAGGAGCGCGCGCGCATCGGCACCACCTACAAGCAGGTGAACCCGGACAAGGCCGTGCTGCTGGGCCTCGATTTTTTCGGGCCCAAAATGCGCGCAATGGTTGAGCAGGCCAGGCAACTGGCTCCCGGCCAGGAGGTGCGCCTGCACTGCTGGCGCGGCGGCATGCGCAGCGGGGCCGTGCAGTGGCTGCTGGAGCTGGCCGGCTTTCGGGTCAATCTATTAGATAAAGGCTATAAAGACTTTCGCCACTGGGCGCTGGCCGAGCTGGCCCGCCCGCACCAGCTGCGGGTGCTGGGCGGCTACACCGGCAGCGGCAAAACGGCCGTGCTCCACGCGCTGGCCGCGCAGGGCGAGCCGGTACTCGACCTCGAAAAGCTGGCCAACCACCTGGGCTCTTCGTTTGGGGCGCTGGGCCAGCCGCCGCAGCCTACCCAGGAGCAGTTTGAGAACGACCTGGCCGCTGCACTGGCCAAGCTGCCCACCGACCAACCCATCTGGGTCGAGGATGAAAGCCGGAGCATCGGCGGGCTGGGTATTCCGGCGCCATTTTTTGAGCAGATGCGTGCCGCGCCGCTCGTAGTGCTCGACGTGCCCCAGGCCGCCCGCGTGCAGTACCTGGCCGCCGACTACGGCCGCCACGATGCCGGCGAGCTGGCCTCGGCCGTGCTGCGCCTGCGCAAGCGCCTGGGCGGCCTCGTAACCAAGGAAGCCCTCGGCGCCATTGCCGACGGCGATATGCCCCGCATGGTGGAGCTGGTGCTGGCGTATTATGATAAAACCTACGGCTACGGGCTGACTGACCGGCCGGCCGTGACTGTACCCGCAGATAGTGCCGATGTGGCGGTTAATGCGGCGCTGGTGCGGGCGGCGGTTAAGTAA
- a CDS encoding complex I subunit 4 family protein, with amino-acid sequence MLTAFLVFFPLAAALLLHFAKGGAARALALGAALLEFAVAVFAAFSYVHNGPAGFDLNLSWIPSAGISFHLGIDGLSLCLVLLTTVLVPIILLTAFRHEEYDNPGAFYALVLFMQTGLLGVFTALDAFVFYFFWEVALIPIYFLAGAWSRSDRRIQITFKFFLYTIIGSLFMLAGFVYLYLQTGPAAGSLAAHSSDIQAFYAAGKQLAASQQGWLFWLIFAAFAVKMPIFPFHTWQPDTYTESPAPATMLLSGIMLKMGIYGCLRWLLPVVPLGVSQWQQLVEVLAIIGIVYGAIIAIRQRDMKRLIAYSSLSHVGLMIAGVFSLKAIGLQGAVVQMLAHGVNVVGMFLVADAIERRTGTRYLPDLGGLTRRTPLLSVCFLVMLLSTVALPLTGGFVGEFLLLAGVYEFNMWAGAVAGLTIIFSAVYLLRMYQRAMLGPDSAYSETITDLSGAELAMFAPLIVLVFWLGLFPGTFLHLSEPTISSILTAVSR; translated from the coding sequence ATGCTGACAGCTTTTCTCGTCTTCTTCCCGCTTGCCGCCGCCCTGCTCCTTCACTTTGCCAAAGGCGGCGCGGCCCGTGCCCTGGCCCTGGGAGCCGCTTTACTGGAGTTTGCCGTTGCCGTGTTCGCGGCCTTCTCCTACGTTCACAACGGGCCCGCCGGCTTCGACCTCAACCTCAGCTGGATACCGTCGGCCGGCATCAGCTTTCACCTCGGCATCGACGGACTGAGCCTATGCCTGGTGCTGCTCACCACGGTGCTGGTACCGATTATTCTGCTCACCGCTTTCCGGCACGAGGAGTACGACAACCCCGGCGCGTTCTACGCCCTGGTGCTGTTTATGCAAACCGGCCTGCTGGGCGTGTTCACGGCCCTGGATGCGTTCGTGTTTTACTTCTTCTGGGAAGTGGCGCTGATTCCGATTTATTTCCTGGCCGGCGCCTGGAGCCGCTCCGACCGCCGCATCCAGATTACGTTTAAGTTCTTCCTCTACACCATTATCGGCTCGCTGTTCATGCTGGCCGGCTTCGTGTACCTGTACCTGCAAACCGGCCCGGCGGCCGGCTCGCTGGCCGCGCACTCCTCCGATATTCAGGCGTTCTACGCCGCGGGCAAGCAGCTGGCCGCTTCGCAGCAGGGTTGGCTGTTCTGGCTCATCTTCGCCGCCTTCGCCGTGAAGATGCCCATTTTCCCCTTCCACACCTGGCAGCCCGATACGTACACCGAGTCGCCAGCCCCGGCCACCATGCTACTTTCGGGCATTATGCTGAAAATGGGCATCTACGGCTGCCTGCGCTGGCTGCTGCCGGTAGTGCCGCTCGGCGTGAGCCAGTGGCAGCAGCTAGTGGAGGTGCTGGCTATTATCGGCATTGTTTACGGGGCTATTATCGCCATCCGCCAGCGCGATATGAAGCGCCTTATCGCCTATTCGTCGCTCTCGCACGTGGGCCTGATGATTGCCGGCGTATTCTCGCTCAAAGCCATCGGCCTGCAGGGCGCGGTGGTGCAGATGCTGGCCCACGGCGTGAACGTGGTGGGTATGTTTCTGGTGGCCGATGCCATCGAGCGCCGCACGGGCACGCGCTACCTGCCCGACCTCGGCGGCCTCACCCGCCGCACGCCGCTGCTCTCGGTCTGCTTTCTGGTAATGCTGCTCAGCACGGTGGCCCTGCCCCTCACGGGCGGCTTTGTAGGCGAATTCCTGCTGCTGGCCGGCGTGTACGAATTCAATATGTGGGCCGGCGCGGTAGCGGGTCTCACCATCATTTTCTCGGCCGTGTACCTGTTGCGCATGTACCAGCGCGCCATGCTCGGGCCCGATTCGGCTTACTCCGAAACCATCACCGACCTCAGCGGCGCCGAGCTGGCCATGTTTGCGCCGCTCATCGTGCTGGTGTTCTGGCTGGGCTTGTTTCCCGGCACTTTCCTGCATTTGTCTGAGCCGACCATCAGCAGCATTCTGACGGCTGTGAGCCGGTAG